The following proteins are encoded in a genomic region of Oceanisphaera profunda:
- the glnA gene encoding glutamate--ammonia ligase, translated as MSIDTVMDMIKEHDVKFIDLRFTDIKGKEQHISFPVGQVNDDFFEEGKMFDGSSMAAWKTIHESDMVLMPDPHSAVMDPFTDDATLIIRCDILEPGTMLGYDRDPRSIARRAEEYLTASGIADTVLIGPEPEFFLFDDVRFHTDMSGSFFKVDDIEAKWNSGTEYAGGNKGHRPGVKGGYFPVAPIDSSQDIRSAMCLVMEEMGLVVEAHHHEVATAGQNEIACKFNSLTLKADEIQIYKYVVHNVAHAFNKTATFMPKPLVGDNGSGMHVHQSLAKNGVNLFAGDMYGGLSEMALFYIGGIIKHARALNAITNPSTNSYRRLVPGFEAPVMLAYSARNRSASIRIPLVNSPKARRIETRFPDPAANPYLCFAALLMAGLDGIQNKIHPGDAMDKDLYDLPPEEAAEIPTVATSLDNALDCLNEDREFLTRGGVFSDEFLDAYVKLKRSEAQTINMAVHPLEYDLYYSV; from the coding sequence ATGTCAATAGACACTGTAATGGACATGATAAAGGAACACGATGTTAAATTCATCGATTTACGCTTTACCGACATCAAAGGTAAGGAACAGCATATCAGCTTTCCGGTCGGTCAGGTAAACGACGATTTCTTTGAAGAAGGAAAAATGTTCGATGGTTCCTCTATGGCAGCATGGAAAACCATTCATGAGTCAGACATGGTTTTAATGCCCGACCCACACTCCGCGGTCATGGACCCTTTTACCGATGATGCCACGCTAATTATCCGTTGCGACATTCTTGAACCCGGCACCATGCTCGGCTACGACCGCGACCCGCGCTCTATTGCCCGTCGCGCCGAAGAATATCTTACTGCCTCAGGCATCGCCGATACGGTATTAATTGGCCCAGAGCCAGAATTTTTCTTATTCGATGACGTGCGTTTTCATACCGATATGTCTGGCAGCTTCTTTAAAGTTGACGACATTGAAGCTAAATGGAACTCAGGCACAGAATACGCGGGCGGCAATAAAGGCCATAGACCCGGCGTGAAAGGCGGTTACTTCCCAGTGGCGCCTATCGACTCATCTCAAGATATTCGCTCAGCCATGTGCTTAGTGATGGAAGAAATGGGTTTAGTGGTGGAAGCACATCACCATGAAGTAGCCACCGCCGGCCAGAACGAAATTGCCTGTAAATTTAATAGCCTGACGCTAAAAGCCGATGAAATTCAAATTTACAAATACGTCGTGCATAACGTGGCTCACGCCTTTAATAAAACCGCCACCTTTATGCCTAAGCCATTAGTGGGCGATAACGGCTCTGGCATGCACGTGCATCAGTCGTTGGCCAAAAACGGCGTCAACCTGTTTGCTGGCGATATGTATGGCGGCTTATCAGAAATGGCCTTGTTCTATATCGGCGGCATCATTAAACATGCTCGCGCGCTGAACGCCATTACCAACCCGTCTACTAACTCCTACCGACGCTTGGTGCCCGGCTTTGAAGCCCCAGTCATGCTGGCTTACTCGGCCCGTAACCGCTCAGCATCGATTCGTATTCCGTTGGTGAACTCGCCAAAAGCACGCCGCATCGAGACTCGCTTCCCAGATCCGGCCGCCAACCCTTACTTGTGCTTTGCCGCACTATTAATGGCAGGCTTAGACGGCATTCAAAACAAGATCCATCCGGGCGATGCCATGGATAAAGACTTGTATGACTTGCCACCAGAAGAAGCGGCGGAAATTCCAACCGTAGCCACCTCTCTGGACAATGCATTGGATTGCTTGAACGAAGACCGAGAGTTCTTAACCCGTGGCGGCGTATTCAGCGATGAG
- the typA gene encoding translational GTPase TypA: protein MLENLRNIAIIAHVDHGKTTLVDKLLQQSGTLESRGEAEDRVMDSNDIERERGITILAKNTAIRWTSPTDAQEYRINIVDTPGHADFGGEVERVLSMVDSVLLLVDAQEGPMPQTRFVTQKAFAQGLKPIVIINKVDKPGARPDWVLDQIFDLFDNLGATDDQLDFQVIYASGINGWASLDVDAPEPDMTTLFQTVVDQVPVPDANQDGTLQMQISQIDYSSYVGVIGIGRIKRGTVKPNQQVTIIGADGKTRNGKVGLVMGYLGLQRTEATEGTAGDIIAITGLGELKISDTVCAVGAVEALPPLSVDEPTVTMTFQVNNSPFAGKDGKYVTSRNIMERLNSELVHNVALRVEQGSDPDKFRVSGRGELHLGILIENMRREGFELAVSRPEVILKTENGVKMEPFENLTVDIEEVSQGSIMEKLGERKAEMTNMVPDGKGRVRIDFIIPARGLIGFQTEFMTLTSGSGLMNHSFDHYGPHKGGTIGARTNGVLISNATGKASAYSLFNIQERGRLFIDHATEVYEGMVIGIHSRANDLTVNCIKGKQLTNVRASGTDEALTLVTPIKMTLEQSLEFIGDDELVEVTPNHLRIRKRGLTENERKRSGRD, encoded by the coding sequence ATGTTAGAAAATTTACGTAATATCGCAATCATAGCTCACGTTGACCATGGTAAGACTACTCTGGTAGACAAGCTGTTGCAGCAATCTGGAACCCTAGAGAGCCGCGGCGAAGCAGAAGACAGAGTCATGGACTCCAACGACATCGAGCGGGAACGCGGCATTACCATTCTTGCCAAGAACACCGCAATTCGTTGGACTTCTCCTACCGATGCTCAAGAATACCGCATCAACATCGTAGACACCCCAGGACACGCCGACTTCGGTGGTGAAGTGGAACGTGTTCTGTCTATGGTTGATTCCGTATTGTTGCTGGTTGACGCCCAAGAAGGCCCAATGCCACAAACGCGTTTTGTAACCCAAAAAGCGTTTGCTCAAGGCCTAAAGCCAATCGTTATCATCAACAAAGTTGATAAGCCAGGCGCACGTCCTGACTGGGTATTGGACCAAATTTTCGACTTGTTCGATAACTTAGGTGCCACCGACGATCAGCTGGACTTCCAAGTAATTTATGCTTCTGGCATCAACGGTTGGGCTTCCTTAGACGTGGACGCGCCAGAGCCAGACATGACCACGCTGTTCCAAACTGTCGTTGACCAAGTCCCAGTACCTGATGCGAACCAAGACGGTACGCTGCAGATGCAGATCTCTCAGATCGATTACTCCTCTTATGTAGGCGTTATCGGCATTGGTCGTATCAAGCGCGGTACCGTTAAACCTAACCAGCAGGTCACCATTATTGGTGCCGATGGCAAGACGCGTAACGGTAAAGTCGGCTTAGTGATGGGCTACTTAGGCCTGCAACGTACCGAAGCCACTGAAGGTACTGCCGGTGACATCATCGCCATTACTGGTTTGGGCGAGTTAAAAATCTCTGACACCGTATGTGCTGTGGGCGCTGTAGAAGCCTTGCCGCCATTGTCGGTAGATGAGCCAACCGTAACCATGACTTTCCAGGTGAACAACTCTCCGTTTGCGGGTAAAGACGGTAAGTACGTGACTTCACGTAACATCATGGAGCGTTTGAACTCTGAGCTGGTACACAACGTAGCACTGCGCGTTGAGCAAGGTTCAGATCCAGATAAGTTCCGCGTATCTGGCCGTGGTGAGCTGCACTTGGGCATCTTGATCGAAAACATGCGTCGTGAAGGCTTCGAGCTGGCAGTATCTCGCCCAGAAGTAATCTTGAAAACAGAGAACGGCGTTAAAATGGAACCGTTCGAAAACCTGACTGTAGATATCGAAGAAGTCAGCCAAGGCTCCATCATGGAGAAACTGGGTGAGCGTAAAGCCGAAATGACCAACATGGTGCCAGACGGTAAGGGTCGCGTGCGCATCGACTTTATTATCCCAGCCCGCGGTTTGATCGGTTTTCAAACCGAGTTTATGACCCTGACTTCAGGTTCTGGTTTGATGAACCACAGCTTTGATCATTACGGTCCGCACAAAGGCGGCACTATCGGTGCTCGTACTAACGGCGTACTGATTTCTAACGCTACCGGCAAGGCATCTGCCTACTCACTGTTTAACATTCAGGAACGTGGCCGTTTGTTTATCGACCACGCCACCGAAGTGTACGAAGGCATGGTAATCGGTATTCACAGCCGTGCTAACGACCTGACTGTTAACTGCATTAAGGGTAAGCAGCTGACCAACGTACGTGCATCAGGTACTGATGAAGCACTGACCCTGGTTACGCCTATCAAGATGACCCTTGAGCAGTCGTTAGAATTCATCGGTGACGATGAGCTGGTTGAAGTAACGCCAAACCACTTACGTATTCGTAAGCGCGGTTTGACTGAAAACGAGCGTAAGCGCTCTGGTCGCGATTAA